One genomic segment of Streptosporangiales bacterium includes these proteins:
- a CDS encoding DUF4440 domain-containing protein encodes MATVLTVPRTNDPNAEAEIRELFETRTRALASKNADTLAAANDADVVVFDAVAPFVHRGADATARKQEWLAAYRTGIGHEIRDLEITANAGLAFCYFLVRISGTMLDGTEVGMWLRATSCLHKLDDGWRIVHEHASVPFDAKTGKAVLTGDL; translated from the coding sequence AACGAACGACCCAAACGCCGAAGCCGAGATCCGCGAGCTGTTCGAGACCCGCACCCGGGCACTTGCCAGCAAGAACGCCGACACGCTGGCCGCTGCGAACGACGCCGATGTCGTGGTGTTCGATGCCGTCGCCCCGTTCGTCCATCGTGGCGCCGATGCGACAGCTCGAAAGCAGGAGTGGCTCGCGGCGTACCGCACCGGCATCGGCCACGAGATCCGCGACCTGGAGATCACCGCAAATGCCGGCCTCGCCTTCTGCTACTTCCTGGTCCGAATCAGCGGCACCATGCTCGACGGCACCGAGGTCGGCATGTGGCTGCGTGCGACCAGTTGTCTCCACAAACTCGACGACGGCTGGAGGATCGTCCACGAGCACGCTTCAGTGCCCTTCGACGCCAAGACCGGCAAAGCAGTACTGACCGGCGACCTGTGA